GGCTCGAGCGGCTCGAGCGCCGCGAGGCGCTCGCCCAGGGGCGGGTGGCTCGCTAAGAGACCGTCCGGCTGCGGGCTCTTCGCGTTTACAGCAGTCACCGTCTCCAGCGCTGAGGCCAGCGTCCGGCGCGGGCTCGCGTGGCCCATGGCCCGCAGGATCTCGACCGCCTTCGCGTCGGCCGCCTTCACCTGGTCCCGGGAGAACGCGCGCACGACCAGCGGGTTCACCAGGAAGTCGGCGAGCCCCGCACCGGGGAAGGCGATACCGAGTGCCACGAAGCCGGCGGTGACGGACCAGGAGAGCGCGCGCCGCCGCGCCGCGTGTCCCAGCACCTCGTGAGCCAC
The DNA window shown above is from Candidatus Rokuibacteriota bacterium and carries:
- a CDS encoding M48 family metalloprotease codes for the protein MSRRSLLLAAAAALLLSACATAPTGTYFPDLSDPDTQKVSQAFYLAALAAGDDPSRYSFARVSADEARIYSDADATFYVTDGLARLPAPVVEAEIAREVAHEVLGHAARRRALSWSVTAGFVALGIAFPGAGLADFLVNPLVVRAFSRDQVKAADAKAVEILRAMGHASPRRTLASALETVTAVNAKSPQPDGLLASHPPLGERLAALEPLEPFASAVAEASPDSR